One Brassica napus cultivar Da-Ae chromosome A1, Da-Ae, whole genome shotgun sequence genomic region harbors:
- the LOC111211675 gene encoding calcium-binding protein CML42, with translation MESNGDNKRVNIQSSPSFRLRSPSLNALRLQRIFDLFDKNGDGFITADELSQALSHLGLNADLFDLLSTVESYIQPGNAGLNFDDFSSLHKTLDDSFFGGAGDNDDDDDPSSTAADESDLAEAFKVFDENGDGFISARELQTVLKKLGLPEGGEMERVEKMIVSVDRNKDGRVDFFEFKNMMHAVVIPS, from the coding sequence ATGGAGAGCAACGGCGATAACAAGAGAGTTAATATACAATCATCACCATCCTTCAGGCTTCGAAGCCCAAGCCTAAACGCACTTCGTCTCCAACGCATCTTCGACTTATTCGACAAAAACGGCGACGGTTTCATCACCGCCGATGAGCTAAGCCAAGCTCTCTCCCATCTCGGTCTCAACGCAGATCTCTTTGACCTCTTATCCACCGTCGAATCCTACATCCAGCCTGGTAATGCCGGTCTCAACTTCGACGACTTCTCTTCTCTCCACAAGACCCTCGACGACTCTTTCTTCGGAGGAGCAGGAGacaacgacgacgacgacgatcCTTCCTCCACTGCTGCTGACGAGTCGGATCTCGCGGAAGCGTTTAAGGTGTTTGACGAGAACGGCGACGGGTTTATATCGGCTAGGGAGTTGCAGACGGTTTTGAAGAAGCTTGGGTTGCCTGAAGGAGGGGAGATGGAGAGAGTGGAGAAGATGATTGTTTCCGTTGACCGGAATAAGGATGGTCGCGTTGACTTTTTCGAGTTCAAGAACATGATGCACGCCGTCGTCATCCCTTCTTGa
- the LOC125577936 gene encoding putative leucine-rich repeat receptor-like serine/threonine-protein kinase At2g24130, with protein sequence MASSLFIIFFLTILPLSVLSATVLEDLANLTPPPDFTNTITQNCIRNPLLRYCNNTSSSSPMDIVEIFRSTIVASHLCNESKNPNCVESFPKIRIHSRPKTAALYLSFDFFWKYCPLTVVEIDLVNNSLNSEFPTNVLSCAQLRTLDLSYNQLSGFVPVQNLTGLANLTRLNLSYNRFSEDNKISDSEFFKRFNASSFVHSGVLPDAKRYKVKVLVLLIVFPITVILLCFCLGWMCLKRPDYLPRTCRRNHKFTSEMIDAATDEFSDQKLVSKSGGVDIFRGTLRDGTEAKIEVYTEKVSKEKRREFAEECEAVFKLRHKNFVRVLGWCNGRSLRALVTEWTYGESLETWLNSSLACSWRRRLRVVMGVVDGLFYVSEHWPEVTLGLSTSSVLLSDKDQEPLISQFKIGDGNNSSTNIFNFGLFLLEMITNLRPDEAQEDSDRRYLEYIRVHYPDNLERVIDEKMKVEERMLEKVKQGITLGLMCTDKPPLKQPSLTQIYDLVVSLYESSSRHH encoded by the exons ATGGCGTCTTctctcttcatcatcttcttcctcactATACTCCCCCTCTCAGTTCTCTCCGCCACAGTACTCGAAGACCTCGCAAACCTCACTCCCCCTCCCGACTTCACCAACACCATCACCCAAAACTGCATCCGCAACCCACTCCTCCGCTACTGCAACAACacttcctcttcctctcccATGGACATCGTCGAGATCTTCCGCTCCACCATCGTCGCAAGCCACCTCTGCAACGAGTCCAAAAACCCAAACTGCGTCGAGTCTTTCCCCAAGATCAGAATCCACAGCCGCCCCAAAACCGCCGCTCTCTACCTCTCCTTCGACTTCTTCTGGAAGTACTGTCCCTTAACCGTCGTCGAGATCGATCTCGTCAACAACTCTCTCAACAGCGAGTTCCCCACGAACGTCCTCTCTTGCGCTCAGCTTCGAACCCTTGACCTGAGCTACAACCAGCTCTCCGGTTTCGTCCCGGTTCAGAACCTAACCGGTTTAGCGAACTTGACGCGTTTAAACCTCTCGTATAACCGTTTCTCCGAGGATAATAAGATCTCCGACTCCGAGTTCTTCAAACGGTTCAACGCCTCGAGCTTCGTACACTCCGGTGTTCTTCCGGATGCGAAGCGTTACAAGGTGAAGGTTCTAGTCTTGTTGATTGTGTTTCCGATAACGGTGATCCTCCTCTGTTTCTGCTTGGGGTGGATGTGTCTGAAAAGACCTGATTACTTACCGAGAACGTGTCGGAGAAACCACAAGTTCACGTCCGAGATGATCGACGCGGCGACGGACGAGTTTTCGGACCAGAAGCTTGTGAGCAAGAGCGGTGGGGTGGATATTTTCAGAGGAACGTTGAGAGATGGTACGGAGGCGAAGATAGAGGTTTATACGGAGAAGGTTTCGAAAGAGAAGAGGCGTGAGTTCGCGGAAGAGTGTGAGGCGGTTTTTAAGTTAAGACATAAGAACTTTGTGAGAGTTTTGGGTTGGTGTAATGGTAGAAGCTTGAGAGCTTTGGTTACTGAGTGGACTTATGGTGAAAGTCTTGAGACTTGGCTGAACTCTTCTTTGGCTTGTTCGTGGAGAAGGAGGCTAAGAGTTGTTATGGGAGTTGTGGATGGTTTGTTTTATGTATCGGAACATTGGCCTGAGGTTACACTTGGTCTTAGCACAAGCAGTGTTTTGTTGTCGGATAAGGATCAAGAACCGTTGATCTCCCAGTTCAAGATTGGAGATGGAAACAACTCATCAACAA ATATATTCAACTTTGgattgtttcttttggagatgatTACGAATCTAAGACCTGATGaggcacaagaagattcagaCAGGAGGTATCTTGAGTACATAAGAGTTCATTATCCGGATAATCTAGAGAGAGTGATTGATGAGAAGATGAAGGTTGAGGAGAGGATGTTGGAGAAAGTCAAGCAAGGGATTACACTTGGACTTATGTGTACTGATAAGCCACCATTGAAGCAACCGAGCTTGACGCAAATTTATGACTTGGTGGTTTCTTTGTATGAGTCTAGCTCAAGGCATCATTGA